The Culex pipiens pallens isolate TS chromosome 2, TS_CPP_V2, whole genome shotgun sequence DNA window tttatggcAACTTTAACCCTATGTTACGTTTGAttaatacaggaaaaatacttatttctttgaattttttgtatgaaattttggttgtaatggatagctgacatctagagtaaattttcaaaacaacctatgactAATGGGTTTcatatgcagataggacctttgaaaattttatctagACATCATTCCGATTCCAAAACATTCTATTTGtttgaagtttggatgatttttcatagagTTATAAGGctagttttaataaatttattttaatggaTTATCGTTGTTTTTGGCCAATAACATAATCGTTATCTTTAACCATTGAAAACAAATCCACGTAATACTTTTTACTTTATGCCCGCCcgagtggatcaatcggaccgcgcgctagactcacaatccagaggttgcttgttcgaatcccgcgacgagcgctctaaaaattccaagtgtaaatatgggtatccggcgccgtcgcttcgtgccgtactcaaacacttaggagcccagggtggcgaagtccttgtaactagcaatagtggccgaccgctataaagtcaacttcgtattttttatgattccagCAATATTGCCTTCAAAAATCTCTTCCTGATCTCTTTGTTTATGTCACAATTTTCCTTTAGAAAACCCAACACTCAAGCTGTTTCTTTGCCACCCACCACCGTCAATCCGTTGACAATGTAAACTCTTTGGAGGAAAATTCACCCGCTCCCTACGACGGGGAGCTGGCTTCCACTAAGCTAAGACTAATGGTGGAGCGTTTCTGTAAAGTTTTTCCCCACGGGACAGCTCCGAGTTTTCTTGGGACCCCAGGAGAAAGGAAATTTTTCACCATTTTGCAAACTCTTAAGCTTTACGGAGAAAGTTTTCCGATTGCCGATGGCGGCCCAGAAGCTTCTGAGAGTGATAAAGGATAGCGGAGGAAGGCTGGAAAATTTATCGGTACttggtggtgatggtggtgtGGTTTTGGTTTGAGGAAGCTTGTTACAACAGAAGAACCACGCCGAGTGCTGACTAACCAAACCGCTGATATGTGGCAAGCTGGCATAGATCAAAGAACAGTTTTCCTTCGACGACTGCATCCGCGATGGGGAAAGTTGGCGGACTTTTGCTGCACCATTATATTGgatttgttgttgctgctgttgcatGTTTCAGAAGTTCAATATGCCGGGCTGGGAAGGATGCAATCGGATGCCGCGGTGAAGGCTTTGATGTGTTCTGTGCAGAAAATGTTGTTATTGGACGCAAAGTTTTGATGGGAAATGAAAACTTTCGCCGGGTCTTGGTTGGAAATGTTCTTCTGTAGCAACAACATTTCAATAAGTATTTACAATTTCTTTCTCGAATTAAAATTGAACCGATTTGATCCAAAGCTATGAAGAAACTAAATACAGAACTTGGCACTTTTCCAAATAAGCATTTGTATCACCGAGTGCAAGGTCACATCATCTCTTCGCGTGTGACCAAAAGACCACGAGAAGAGTACATGATCTATCACCGGAGTGGCTGAACAGTGAGACGTGCACGTGGTTCAATTTTATCACACAATAATACAGTATAAAATCGAGCAAATACCAATCCATAGCATCATAAGTCGAAATCATCAAGCCATAGAATGACCACTTGGAAGCTGCTTCTGGTTTTGGGTTTAGCCGTTGGCGCAACACGATGTTCGGACCTGGAGATTCACGACGAGGAGCGTAAGCATTATATGAGGTTATGTTAGGGAATAAGGAAGTAACCTTACGAGTATTACAGCTGACATCGTGTGCATGGTGAACATCTATCCGGATATCAGTGATGCAATTCTGAACAAGCTTGAAGTCTGTGATTTTATCATCGTAAGCTACGACGGCTTGTGCGATTTTGCGAGACATCTGAAGAACTATTCCGACGCCAAACGAGTCGCTTTGATCCGTGGTAGAGCACCGCATGCGAAAATTCTGCGCAAGGTTGAGGTAAAGTTCGATGAGACCTTTGACCCCAACCATGCGGTTCAGAACGTTGAGGGTAGTTTGGCGGCGGGACTCTTCGATGGAGTGGAGTTGGCTTTCGATTCGGCACATCTGGATCAACATGAACAGGTATGAATTGAGCGAGTTCTTAAATTGTGAAAATGTTCCCAACTGGATTTTACGTATTACAGATCAAATATGCTCAATTTCTCAAGCTGCTGAAACGCCACCTCGACGATCACGTGCTGATCTCGAACTCTTTCGTTTGCCAACACCATCTTCCGGCTTTTTTGCTCAACGCGATGAGCGAAGTACTGGACTACGTCATATTGGTACCATCATCCCAGAATGCTTCCGCCGAGGGAAATGCTCTGGCACCTCGAGTGTACTCCGACTCGGTTGCCAACTGCCTTCTGAACGCAAATTTCCCCCGAAATAAGATTGTGCTTGGACTCCCAACCGGTGGACTGCTGGTGGATTCATCGGCAGAGCGAGAATCTCCTTCGAACTTTATACCATACGGAAATGTATTGAAAATCATATATTGCTACATGAAGGATTCTTCTAACCACGATTCCTTCTTTCAAGGTTTGCGAGCTACAGAACGAGCAGCAACGGCACTGTGAAGAGCAGCAATACCAGAACTGTTCCTTGTTTGAAGACGGTGTTAAGCTTGTATACGACGATCCAAATTCGGCTGGTGGACGTGCCTTACAGGTCGTTGGTTGCAAACTGAGAGGTATATCCATTGCGCTGAGCTACGATGATCCAGCTGGAATATGCGTGGGATCAAGCTTTCCACTGTTGGGCGCTGTTCAGAACGTGTTCGAGCATCGTTCCGGTGTTTCAGGATTCCGAGGATGCCCCTGTGGAACGGATGAATCCGAAGAGGAAGAGTAAGATCCGcttgaggtatttttttaccatttcataaaaatatcacaTATTACAGGCATGAAACCGATTCTCCATGCCACTCAAGCGAGCACCACCAGTCGGATAGTCATGAAGCAGATGATTGCTGTTGCAACAGTGAAAAGCCTTGCGATGGATGTAAACTGCTGAATCGTCTTCAAGGAGCAGTGAAAACTTCCGAACACGTCGCTGGTATTTCGAAAAGTGTCGCAGACAAGGTCTTGGAATCACTAGATAGAGTTGTTGAGCTTGTATCTTACACCATGGGCCAACGTCCAGAGTTGCCTGAATCTCCTCAGCCAGCTCCGTCTCCTGTTCCTTCATCGCTATTGGGATCGTTGCTTCCACTGGGTTTAGGCGCATTAAACCCTCAGCTTCCACTTGCACCTAGCCCTCTGAATGTTCCTGCTGTTGCTGCTCCGACGAGTATATTGAGTCCTCTTAGTCCTTCTACAACAGGCTTGATACCTCTGGTACTGAGTGCCCTAAACCAAACCCTTCAGCAAGTTTTAGGCTCTCTATCAACGCCATCCCTTCTAGGATCGGGATTAGGTTCTTTAAATCTTCCTACGTCATCAGCACCAGTTCCAACATCCTTAGCAAACACTATCCTATCTTCCGTAGCGGGATCTCTTGCCAATCCTGCACTAGCGGGTTCAGTTGCAAAACCAGGCCTGGTACCTCTCGTGTTAGGCGCATTAAACAAAACCCTGACTCAAGTTTTGAGCTCGCTATCTGGCACAAGCTCGCCATCCCTGTTAGGCGCTGTGAAATCTCCTGTGCCTTCAGCACCAGTTCCAACATCCTTAGCAAACTCTATCGTATCTTCCGTAGCGGGATCTCTAACTAATCCAACTCTACTGGGTTCAGCAGCTGCTCCATCAATCGTTCCTACTGTTCTTGCAAATCCGTCAAGTATATTAAGCCCCATTTCTACTTTAACTAGCACTTCCGATCAATTAGGCCTTGTACCTATAGTATTGGGTGCCCTGAATAATACACTAAACCAAGTACTAGGCTCGCTAACTGCTACAAGTTCGCCATCCCTGATAGGCTCTGCCTTAGGCTCTTTAGCTCCTTCTACTCTCTTAGGTCCTTTAGCTCCTTCTGCCCCATCATCACCAGTTCCTATACCCGTAGTAGGCTCACTTGCCTCCACCCTCCTAGGCCCTCGAACTAATACTGCACTAACCGGTTCGGCTGTTGCTCCAGCCGGTGTTCCTTCTGCAAGTTCTGTTCTAGGCTCCAATCCGATAGTTCCTCTTACACTGCCAAACCCTACATCAATCGGTAGGCTTCCAAATTTCCTTCTATTGCGTAAGAGGAGCACCAATCTGCATGAAGATAATGTTAGTCTAAAGCACAACAAACAAGCTGTTGATGAACATCACTCAGCAAAAGGAGTTAAAAGAGAGAAGGGATCGCGTAGTTCCGTTGGCGCAAAATCCAAGAACTGAATGGCAACGTTATAAGCTGAAATCATCCGTCATCATAAAATAAATGCAGTAAATTAACTGATTAAATTAACGCTGTACGGAGAAAGTAACGGTACATTGATGTTAATGATTATGAATAAACGTATTAATAAAgcacattttaaagcaaaactttgaaatttcatttGGGGATGACAATTACTTTCAATTATACTCGAATAAATTCCTAAACCTTTATATGTATCTTCTCACCAAGAGAGTCCCCCAGCACATTGGTATGTGGTTGTAAAAAAGCACTATATAAATAAACAATTGAAATACGTATGAGTAAAAATGCTGGCCCTACggttcaaatttcaaataggattttagattttttgagtaaCTAAGTAATTTTTTATCCAATTTCCCATGAAGCGTATTGGGGCCGCAttaacaaagcggattcagaggctttttcttaacttaatgttaacCTGTTAAGGTTTATGCTCACATTCCATAGGTCAccttccctaaggtgtcgtgataaggtccagaaggttgtgttggtccgagccgggattcgaaccccgatctaccgcttacgaagcGGAAGCTATACCTTtaagctacgtggctcggtcagctTTTTGAGTACATAAGTTAATTTTGCTGTTATTTCAATTTCAGAGCCCAGATTAATGTGATAACTTTGGAATCATTGACAAACGttccaaagtttttgaaataacGTTATCTGAATATTGGTCGCTTCGTCGTTAAGGGATCGTGCATAAAACACGTGGcagtcaaatttcaaaatttcaactttggtATTAAGCGTTGTTTTTCGCCAGACCACCCCTCCCCCGTCAAAAGGCCAGGTGGTTTATGAATGAGCCCTAACACAtgtaaaactcaattttccctgttggtttgtcttttttttttatttggagcaCCCATAAACTCGgaacacttaagtggtaattCGTCATGCAGTGATGcaataatttcttcaaaaaaagtttgaaatgcaattttaaaatttcctacCGGTAGATACATCATTCGAAAGATCTCaacaaaagctttcaaatgaaagtAAATGttgaattatcgattttctatgatttttaaacattgattaatctgtaaactgttccgaatatgagcaATGAATGTAAATAACtctctttttatttaaaaaaaaatcatttttaggtaGTTGTAACTCGAAAACATCTTAGCaaatcaattatattttttttatttaaaaatttgatttaacttttgaaaataagaacaaaatttgttttagctGGTTTTTGATACCGTTAACCGGTGACTTTGACTTTGAGATTTATCCACAAAATGAAGAGAATGAATTAAATACGTACAGAATTGTAtaaaatcatactgaccgtgataGATGCATTGTTCAAAGtacttaagggaccatccataaaccacgtggacacttttttgaaatttcagacgCCCTCCCCCCCTTCCTaccacgtggacaatttccatacaaaacattttttttgtatggagcgtgggcaATCGCtgcaccgtctgacatggggcgtcgtaattttcatttagccgtcatagcatactaaggacaatgcgtacatttgaagggtgaatcacATACGTGGAACTCCGTACAAATTCTCTCTCAAAAAGTAGGTCGAGAAAGATTTGGCTAGTGGTATAATAAGGATTTTGTCATCGACATTGTCATGGCATCCTTTGACCAAAGAAATTTCACTATACCAGATAGACAGAAACCAAACGTAAACAATCAAGCTCTGCTTACGGATGCAAAAAATGTAGCAGCTGAGAAGTATTTTCAACTAAAGCATTTCAGCACTTAATATTACTGAAATCTTACTTTAAAAGCTTCCTTTAAGTCACATAGGAAAAGTTGCTGACCCCGTCAAGCTGCTTGAAGAAACACGACTGTTAAGTTAAGGTTCATGTCCAATGACCAATCACCAAAAACATTAGCAGCAACTCCACAAACTTCGTTAGATTTATACTTGCGTGAAACCAATATGGAAAACTTAAAAGTAGGTTTAATAAACTTAAATGATTTAAACGACATTATATCTAAAGAAATTTAAGGATTATTCCATAtccaaccatttttttattttgacaatcGTTTTGATTGACTGTCCTAGTTTCAGCCATGGATTACTTTGATTGTGTTTTGACAGGTTTATACCAGAGTTTCACCGGGCAGCAATATACGAGGGGTAAAGATTTTGAAATCTTAATGTTTTACACAGTTTTGAAACCCCTCGATCCCATCTGGCAGAAAATCTTGTCTAATTGTTGCAGCTCTCCACCGCTAGAGGCAGGACCGTACGATTCTctctttttgaaattaagttccACCTATgtgggtgaatcgttgattctggagacaccggacgtcgatccaatgcgcaccttggggacagaatggacaaccctaatttgttcattggaccatcccctacacacctgtctttattccgagtgaatccatgttgtccccagacctgtaggaacgattgaacaaaaagcataaaaatcccatagtaatttccatgtaaactttgaaccgctggggacaggccaattctcaaccaaatgggctgatattagGCATGAGAGtgcctatgggtatcctctactaggggaacctcggtttgcctgattctgagaacttttttgtttggatgaaacaccctaatgtatacattgagaattgatagaagtcaaattcaatactggTTGAATGTTGATAtgaggttttgggaccaaatcaagactggccaatattttattacattatttcgatttaatacttaaggggacgtccattaggcgtcatccataaagtacgtcacgttctgagggaagaggggggttttgagcaatcgtgacattgcgtgttaaaagcatagggaaatcgtgacaaaggggggtggagcaaattttggctgattttaatgtgacgtacttaatggatgacaccttatccacatc harbors:
- the LOC120416376 gene encoding uncharacterized protein LOC120416376, encoding MTTWKLLLVLGLAVGATRCSDLEIHDEEPDIVCMVNIYPDISDAILNKLEVCDFIIVSYDGLCDFARHLKNYSDAKRVALIRGRAPHAKILRKVEVKFDETFDPNHAVQNVEGSLAAGLFDGVELAFDSAHLDQHEQIKYAQFLKLLKRHLDDHVLISNSFVCQHHLPAFLLNAMSEVLDYVILVPSSQNASAEGNALAPRVYSDSVCELQNEQQRHCEEQQYQNCSLFEDGVKLVYDDPNSAGGRALQVVGCKLRGISIALSYDDPAGICVGSSFPLLGAVQNVFEHRSGVSGFRGCPCGTDESEEEEHETDSPCHSSEHHQSDSHEADDCCCNSEKPCDGCKLLNRLQGAVKTSEHVAGISKSVADKVLESLDRVVELVSYTMGQRPELPESPQPAPFHLHLAL